A DNA window from Janibacter sp. A1S7 contains the following coding sequences:
- a CDS encoding lysylphosphatidylglycerol synthase domain-containing protein produces MSEVDQATVRTARRRVVDLLRAGFLVLVLLAVGIALWTNWEAVRSDLGRLGPVSLAAAALLALCSPFLTVLGWRVLLDDLGSRLHIAAASSVFFVGQLGKYLPGSVWSVVVQTEMAARLGVPRHRTAVGGLLCIGLSAVTGMIAGLPALPALLTHGQAALPWWSVLLMVVVLLPLLWPPLLNLGIRQALRVLRRPPLDHDLGPAAVTLSSAWFTASWLVGGMSVWVLAKDLAPEGADPARLLLVAVSGYLLATGIGTFSVVVPAGIGVRDGIMVLLLATQLSVSAAAAVVVVARFLTVLGDVVWAATGWLWGRSHDLLPEP; encoded by the coding sequence ATGAGCGAGGTCGACCAGGCAACGGTGCGCACTGCGCGTCGGCGCGTCGTGGACCTGCTGCGCGCCGGGTTCCTCGTCCTGGTCCTGCTCGCGGTGGGTATCGCGCTGTGGACCAACTGGGAGGCCGTACGCTCCGACCTCGGCCGCCTGGGGCCCGTGTCGCTCGCCGCAGCGGCGCTGCTGGCGTTGTGCTCCCCCTTCCTCACCGTCCTGGGCTGGCGGGTACTCCTCGACGACCTCGGGTCGCGGTTGCACATCGCCGCGGCGAGCAGCGTCTTCTTCGTCGGCCAGCTGGGCAAGTACCTGCCCGGGTCGGTGTGGTCGGTCGTGGTGCAGACCGAGATGGCCGCGCGGCTGGGCGTGCCCCGTCACCGCACCGCCGTGGGCGGGCTGCTGTGCATCGGGCTGTCCGCCGTGACCGGGATGATCGCCGGGCTGCCGGCACTGCCCGCGCTGCTCACCCACGGTCAGGCCGCCCTCCCGTGGTGGAGCGTGCTGCTGATGGTCGTCGTGCTGCTGCCCCTGCTGTGGCCGCCCCTGCTCAACCTCGGCATCCGGCAGGCGCTGCGTGTGCTCCGCCGGCCCCCTCTGGACCACGACCTCGGGCCGGCGGCGGTCACCCTCTCGAGTGCATGGTTCACCGCCTCCTGGCTCGTCGGGGGGATGTCGGTGTGGGTGCTGGCCAAGGATCTGGCTCCGGAGGGGGCCGACCCTGCGCGACTGCTTCTCGTCGCGGTCTCCGGCTACCTGCTCGCCACCGGCATCGGGACGTTCAGCGTCGTCGTCCCGGCGGGGATCGGCGTGCGCGACGGCATCATGGTCCTGCTCCTGGCCACCCAGCTGTCGGTCTCCGCCGCTGCTGCGGTGGTGGTCGTCGCGCGCTTCCTCACCGTGCTCGGTGATGTCGTGTGGGCCGCCACCGGCTGGCTGTGGGGCCGCAGCCACGACCTCCTGCCCGA